In a single window of the Raphanus sativus cultivar WK10039 chromosome 9, ASM80110v3, whole genome shotgun sequence genome:
- the LOC108825004 gene encoding uncharacterized protein LOC108825004, with product MVIPRGFLKLSLLSRVVRAHHVVLRTFGEDRTLKVGSTLLISETKAPFGRVVGYYFRFGNVKRPSYVVRMESDIKTPRGTLIYLVALKIAEYIDEEDLFKRFHDPLRAEFDFFEEEEEEEEVNDCQSTTTKRKRMSSEEVISNSNKKILRTCNHYEGQCEDNFNQLLCMQPHHVDIVPNLLQILSQALMLYNQHQQQQLTRPEINQPNQMGFVSNLLPSQAPVMMPTMYNQQHGFRSNQITELGQYNLRQPFDMFQQPFLNATAPLVYNPPQQFMRPEINQPNQMGIVPNPLPVQPPMMHNQPYGSQITEPNLGAQVSTMFLGQNNPNQPFGMRQQLFQSAAAPVMYTQQQQSMRPVTNQQNQMSSMRMFNAGQSSYRGRGAHRSRARGLGRGGREA from the coding sequence ATGGTAATACCAAGAGGATTTTTAAAACTCTCTTTGTTATCGCGGGTTGTAAGGGCACATCATGTGGTACTTAGGACGTTTGGAGAGGATAGAACTTTGAAAGTAGGTTCCACTTTGCTTATAAGTGAAACAAAAGCTCCTTTTGGTCGTGTGGTTGGTTACTACTTTAGATTTGGAAATGTAAAGAGACCTTCCTACGTTGTGAGAATGGAATCAGATATCAAAACGCCTCGCGGTACACTTATTTATCTAGTCGCCCTGAAAATTGCAGAATATATTGATGAAGAGGATCTGTTCAAGAGATTTCATGATCCACTAAGGGCGGAGTTTGACttctttgaagaagaagaagaagaagaagaagttaatGACTGCCAGAGTACAACAACAAAGAGGAAAAGGATGAGTAGTGAAGAAGTAATCAGTAACTCAAACAAGAAGATATTGAGGACTTGCAATCACTATGAGGGACAATGCGAGGACAATTTTAACCAACTTCTTTGTATGCAGCCGCATCATGTGGACATTGTTCCCAATCTACTTCAAATTCTAAGTCAAGCTTTAATGTTGTACAACCAGCACCAGCAGCAGCAACTCACGAGACCTGAGATCAATCAGCCTAACCAAATGGGATTTGTTTCCAATCTACTCCCAAGTCAAGCTCCAGTGATGATGCCAACGATGTACAACCAGCAGCATGGTTTCAGGAGCAATCAGATTACAGAACTAGGCCAGTACAATCTCAGACAGCCTTTTGATATGTTCCAACAACCTTTTCTCAATGCAACAGCTCCACTGGTGTACAATCCGCCGCAGCAATTTATGAGACCTGAGATCAATCAGCCGAACCAAATGGGAATTGTTCCCAATCCACTTCCAGTTCAACCTCCAATGATGCACAACCAGCCGTATGGCAGTCAGATTACAGAACCAAACCTTGGAGCACAAGTCtcaacaatgtttttaggtcaGAACAATCCTAACCAGCCTTTTGGTATGCGCCAACAACTTTTTCAAAGTGCAGCAGCGCCAGTGATGTACACACAGCAGCAGCAATCCATGAGACCTGTGACTAATCAGCAAAACCAAATGAGTTCTATGAGGATGTTCAATGCTGGACAGTCTTCTTACCGTGGCAGAGGAGCTCACCGCAGTAGAGCCAGAGGTCTTGGGAGGGGAGGTCGAGAAGCCTAA